GCCCTGTCACTGAGGCCTGCCCGATCTCATCTACGGCAATGGCTTTGCTCACATCGTAGTTCCCGCCACCCAAAAATGTGGCATAGGCCAAGGACGAGCCGTTGGAGTTGAACTTGGCGATAAAGGCATCAAATCCCCCACCGCCGCCGTTGGTGGGTTGAAATGCATTCTGGATGGGAAAGTTCGTGGAATTAGTATCTCCTGTCACATAGATTTTACGATTGCCATCCACGGCAATGCCATTACCGCTTTCATCACGGGATCCCCCAAGATACGTAGAAAAAATTAATGCGGAACCATCTGGACTGAGCTGTGCGACAAAAGCATCCGTGGGGTTCCCAAATGGCCCGGGTGGATACGCCACACCATCTTCAACCGCAAGGTTTGGCTGCACGGCATTTTTTGTAGGAAAGTTTGTGGAGTGAGTGGACCCTGTGACATAGATATATCCCATGCCATCTACGGCAATGTCGTTACCTTGGTCACTGTCACTTCCTCCGAGGTATGTGGAAAATACTAAGGCCGATCCATCTGCAGTGAACTGGGTTATAAAAACAACATCAGTGCCACCAATGGTGGGTTGTAGAGGATTCAAGGAGGGAAAGCCTGGGAAATCTAAGGTTTCAGTCCAGCCTGTGACTGTGATCTGTCCCCCTCCGTTCAGAGCAATACCATTGCCGTTGTCTATACCACTGCCGCCTAAGAAAGTCGAAAACACTAAAATGGGATCAATGATCAGGGGCTTGGTCGTGTCATAGGTAGCGACGTGAAAGCCCACGTGGGTGTCGTTGATGACATACTGTCCCTCAATGGTTTGCCTGTCGCCTTCTCCCTCCTGATAAATCAGCGGTTTGCGCTGCCGCACTTCTCCGCTTGCAGTCTGCAAGACGAGATCGCCGGTTTGGGTATCCAGTTCCAGACGCTCAGTACCTTCAAAGGCCATCGCAATTTGTGCGGGGTCTTCACCTGGAGCCACGATAAAGTCGTACTCCAATTGCCGTTGATTGCCGTAATAGAGCAAGTCAATGCCGGGATAGACATTGTCATACCGAATCTTTCCATAAGTGGGGATCTGGGTGCGCCACTTGGCAGGATCGTTCCCAATGAAGTAGTTCACTTTGCCGGGGAGGAGGTTGTCTCCGGTCAGCTCGGGTGTGGCATTGGCACCAACCAAGCGCATGCGCAACACGGCGGAGTCCGGTGAGGTCTCTTCGGTTTCCTGTTCCGAGCCGGAAGGCTTGGGTTTTCTCAAAGCTAATACGGCCTCCTGGGGTGTGAGGTACAACCCATAGCCAGATCCCCGGGAGAGAAACTTCACCTGCCCATCTGTCTGTCCCTCATTGGCTTCGAAGTGCAGCGGCGTTTGCAGATATGTCGCTTGAACATGCGCTGAAGTTTCCTTGGCATTTGGTTGATGAGGGCTTACGATGGCGCAACCCACTAGGCCTAATCCCGCTACACATAGTGAAACCACGATACTGGAAAACGATGAATGTTTGAGGGATGCCATAGCGTCTTATCTCCTTCAATGATTGCGAGGGACCGTCCTCCGTAAAGTGTTTGGAGCGGCCGCTTGTTATTGCCGAAAGGCCGAGGGATCGAATGAAAATCCGAACGGCGCGGGTTGCGCCCCATTTCCCTTCTCTGAAGGTTTGGCTGATTCACGGGGCAGGATGGTCACCGTCTCGGTGGTCCCAGCTACCACAGAGGTCGTGGACTCCTTTCGTTGGGTGTCCTGAGGTGTGGGTTGAGGGCGAACGAATCCCTTTGGCTGGGGTAAGACAAAGATGGTGGCAATTTTGTGCTCCCCATTTTCATTTTTTATCTGGTATCCGTAATTCGGGCTAAGGTGCTGGAGAGCTTCTGCTAACGGTAATTGTGCAAACGCCGTGCTGACGGTCTCTTCTTGAGGAATGTCTCCTTCCACCAGGATGGACATTTTTTGACTGAGTTCCTCCAGAATGGTCTTGAGGGACGCTTCACGCGCTCGGAGAGAAATAAAATTGCCTTCCACAGCTAACACATATTCTGCCATCTTGAGTCCCGTCATTCCGATGGCATTTTCCGAGATGGCTGCCGTTGCCCCTTGTGCCCATATGAATAGGCAGCTGTAAACAGTCACGAGTATCCCTCTGCTTACCTTCTGCATATCCAGCCCTCCTTTTCTGAATTCATTACGACTCACTAGAAAATCTGGATTCTTTGGCTTACAAGATGTTGTTTGTTGGGTGGATGTCATGATGCTGAAGGGATTTTGCAACGGCCATGCCCCACTCTTGAGGAAAATATATTTTGAATTTTAACGTCCCGAGGTTAAAGCATTTTTTTAATTCTTCACATCGGAGAAATATGGAGAATGTGTCCCCTAAGTCCTCAGGTTATAGAATCTCGTTGAGGCAAAAGGGGGCAACCCTGATGTCCACTCTTCATGAAAACGTCTGTTCGATCCGTACTTGCCATGGTCCCCTTCAATCGAGGGGGTTTACATCAAAGAGAATTAGAATTAGAGTCTGGCCTTCTTTTGAAAGGCGTAAAATGGTCATAAATGGTGGATGCTCTGAATTTTCTGGAATGGGATGGGCGAGGTGTTTGCCCGATGT
The window above is part of the Nitrospiraceae bacterium genome. Proteins encoded here:
- a CDS encoding SBBP repeat-containing protein; this encodes MASLKHSSFSSIVVSLCVAGLGLVGCAIVSPHQPNAKETSAHVQATYLQTPLHFEANEGQTDGQVKFLSRGSGYGLYLTPQEAVLALRKPKPSGSEQETEETSPDSAVLRMRLVGANATPELTGDNLLPGKVNYFIGNDPAKWRTQIPTYGKIRYDNVYPGIDLLYYGNQRQLEYDFIVAPGEDPAQIAMAFEGTERLELDTQTGDLVLQTASGEVRQRKPLIYQEGEGDRQTIEGQYVINDTHVGFHVATYDTTKPLIIDPILVFSTFLGGSGIDNGNGIALNGGGQITVTGWTETLDFPGFPSLNPLQPTIGGTDVVFITQFTADGSALVFSTYLGGSDSDQGNDIAVDGMGYIYVTGSTHSTNFPTKNAVQPNLAVEDGVAYPPGPFGNPTDAFVAQLSPDGSALIFSTYLGGSRDESGNGIAVDGNRKIYVTGDTNSTNFPIQNAFQPTNGGGGGFDAFIAKFNSNGSSLAYATFLGGGNYDVSKAIAVDEIGQASVTGLTRSANFPTKNAFQPFHGEGGGNGTADAFVAQLTADGSALNYSTFLGGSDLDIGNAIAIDGWGRVSITGRTFSENFPTKNAFQQFKNPTLVEEPCPVPGAPPNLPPCFRPQSDAFMAQLTRDGSALAYATYFGGGNDDQGTGIAINSRGEVLIIGLTGKTEDFPIKNPFSDELTGWETSFLSQFSTDGSTILFSSFLGGEVADGGLAVNKAGQAYITGGAANPGFPTVNPIQPVRGSPNLPDAFVAKIDPLRDNLNDKFSPLGPGDVSTSFSRTPCGGASAGTFTITASFTNTSANTLSNLLISVKTLTGGNMLCNANGGPGGAGAILTVPLQGDLSDSQLSPGETFTVQLAIGLQSFTPFQFLVDVLGEKD